The following coding sequences are from one Methanococcoides orientis window:
- a CDS encoding poly-gamma-glutamate biosynthesis protein PgsC/CapC, giving the protein MLIAVLLGVIGILSVIILTQFYGYRLGGVIVVPVLAVYTCKNFLMLPLFFAGAIIAYVGLRYLQKKTMIYGRDELVATLLLGSVLPVIALFFMKGVGYDLTDVVFFGSILPGLAAYNYSRIKPEYRLHDAMASVGIFIGLVAAAWFLVTPAISDAIGMLTPAILFSPTSDLALLKNAAVDTYPAPAIIDRFSAFILFMVSLILSEFVRKVSGIRVGVVSMAILAIFSIENKWFFALYFINLFASFIGISLIQKATLIYGRNLIGLGTCISLLLTIPLVFIFPVSRGLSIFFLGLIAGLNAYNLHVTPPAERKLFVPLQLSLLAPLIVLARALGEGQPQGLFHEFGLVQLLVVVLGAAISIAFVKYNWVRKPLDEHVWNASLFSEEDE; this is encoded by the coding sequence ATGCTTATCGCGGTGTTACTTGGGGTTATTGGTATTCTCTCGGTCATTATCCTCACCCAATTTTACGGGTATCGTCTTGGAGGAGTTATAGTCGTACCGGTACTTGCTGTTTATACGTGCAAGAATTTCCTCATGCTGCCGTTGTTCTTTGCAGGTGCTATAATTGCATATGTGGGACTTCGTTATTTGCAGAAGAAGACCATGATCTATGGAAGAGATGAACTTGTTGCAACACTGTTGCTTGGTTCTGTATTGCCTGTTATAGCTCTCTTTTTTATGAAAGGGGTCGGGTATGATCTTACTGATGTTGTGTTCTTTGGAAGCATCCTTCCGGGGCTTGCAGCTTATAATTATTCCAGGATCAAACCGGAATACAGGCTGCATGATGCAATGGCATCTGTTGGCATATTCATTGGGCTTGTGGCAGCAGCCTGGTTCCTTGTGACCCCTGCCATCAGCGATGCCATAGGCATGCTAACACCTGCGATCCTTTTCAGTCCGACATCTGACCTGGCTCTCCTGAAGAATGCAGCTGTGGATACTTATCCCGCACCTGCGATAATCGATCGTTTTTCTGCATTTATCCTTTTCATGGTCTCCCTGATACTTTCTGAGTTTGTCAGGAAGGTCTCCGGGATACGCGTGGGCGTGGTCTCAATGGCTATCCTTGCGATATTCTCAATTGAGAACAAGTGGTTCTTTGCACTTTATTTTATCAATCTTTTTGCTTCCTTTATTGGTATAAGTCTGATTCAGAAGGCAACTTTGATCTATGGAAGGAACCTGATCGGGCTTGGGACCTGCATTTCCCTGCTGTTGACGATTCCATTAGTGTTCATTTTCCCGGTATCGCGTGGGCTGTCGATCTTCTTCCTTGGATTGATCGCGGGGTTAAATGCATATAACCTTCATGTTACGCCTCCTGCAGAGCGGAAATTGTTCGTGCCTTTGCAGTTATCTTTGCTGGCACCGCTTATAGTCCTTGCAAGAGCTCTTGGAGAAGGGCAGCCACAGGGCTTGTTCCATGAGTTCGGGCTTGTCCAGTTGCTTGTAGTAGTGCTGGGGGCTGCTATTTCCATTGCATTTGTAAAGTACAACTGGGTACGCAAACCACTGGACGAACATGTCTGGAATGCTTCACTGTTCTCGGAGGAAGACGAATGA